From one Rosa rugosa chromosome 4, drRosRugo1.1, whole genome shotgun sequence genomic stretch:
- the LOC133745233 gene encoding protein LOL1, which produces MPVPLAPYPTPPAPYTPPATAAANGAQSQLVCSGCRNLLLYPVGATSVCCAVCNAVTAVPPPGTEMAQLVCGGCHTLLMYIRGATSVQCSCCHTVNLALEANQVAHVNCGNCRMLLMYQYGARSVKCAVCNFVTSVGVSTSTAEQKFTN; this is translated from the exons ATGCCAGTTCCACTTGCCCCATATCCAACACCTCCAGCACCTTATACACCACCTGCTACTGCTGCTGCAAATG GTGCACAAAGCCAGCTCGTCTGCTCTGGATGTCGGAACCTTTTACTCTATCCAGTCGGAGCCACCTCAGTATGCTGTGCTGTTTGTAATGCAGTCACTGCTGTGCCACCTCCTG GCACAGAAATGGCACAGCTGGTCTGTGGAGGCTGCCACACCTTACTCATGTATATACGTGGAGCAACAAGCGTACAATGTTCTTGCTGTCACACTGTCAATCTAGCCTTAGAAG CAAATCAGGTGGCACATGTGAATTGTGGGAACTGCAGGATGCTACTAATGTACCAATATGGGGCAAGATCTGTGAAATGTGCGGTTTGCAATTTTGTGACATCAGTTGGG GTCTCGACGAGCACTGCTGAACAGAAATTCACCAACTAA